A genome region from Cucurbita pepo subsp. pepo cultivar mu-cu-16 chromosome LG02, ASM280686v2, whole genome shotgun sequence includes the following:
- the LOC111788108 gene encoding carbon catabolite repressor protein 4 homolog 6 isoform X1, giving the protein MRRAATPPPPLHQLSAAVSTATAAADTSAAMSSRPPYRGGRSGRGRGFSSERPYSGGRGQFVTGDSHFQSVRESNLGFRQGERGGFVNKAGSYAAPQNPRPPSFGGNHQFRQAPAHTQRHQYRGPYPHTYNQQPPPFHQNQGVRTPQQFRPRPPKPLDFRHWDYARTPPPATCERFTILSYNILADYLAMDHKQKLYHHIPHYMLDWEWRKNNILFELGLWSTDIMCFQEIDRFPDLEEALKLRGFSGIWKMRTGPPVDGCAIFWRVSRFKLLHEEYIEFNKLGLRDNVAQICVLEQSQDNADNSVTPPVSVSNLNKVVICNIHVLYNPKRGEIKLGQVRVLLEKADSISKLWDNAPIVLCGDFNCTPKSALYNFITEQKLDLSGLDRDKVSGQASAEIHQPSPLYHNPRLQTVNVSVPLQLRSESRDIEMKPDSSLSDTQKQDRPHLPPVNLSLPPDSNCSVFDASDNSCNDLQLGMKGITLHSEGQKESQHSTSFDPKSVAGCEKIDSFNESSITCPKDEFTVDHTSEKVGDLDSSSGTDLEELHLNVTEKQQMENVHTSRFNHKSSTDGFDMDHNFHMERKNSVDNIILDDAQLDSPTNLLDTKNAPLTSTRQNSVADSARNSEAGPSLSSLSIHSAAMDERPKVLVSDEQDVATLDGGLTEDDRTFLSALHDVDDPFSSEIHLTVGHSHTGVEDALLPGLNTKPFEVENIIYDPSSWTPMEIETATGNADCPLIEHPLKLRSTYTEVEDFSGTRDLNGEPLATSYNRCFLGTVDYIWRSEGLQTVRVLAPIKKQVMQQLTPGFPTKKWGSDHIALATELAFTRSHEV; this is encoded by the exons ATGAGGCGCGCTGctactcctcctcctccgctcCATCAACTGTCCGCCGCCGTCTCCACCGCCACTGCTGCCGCCGACACATCTGCTGCCATGTCTTCTCGTCCTCCA TACCGAGGTGGCCGGTCAGGACGCGGCAGAGGATTCTCGTCGGAACGGCCATATTCTGGCGGTAGAGGTCAATTCGTCACCGGTGATTCTCATTTCCAGTCTGTTCGGGAGTCCAACCTAGGGTTCCGTcaaggagagagaggaggcTTTGTGAACAAGGCGGGATCGTATGCTGCACCTCAGAATCCTAGACCTCCGTCTTTTGGTGGAAATCACCAATTCCGACAGGCTCCAGCTCACACTCAAAGGCACCAGTATCGGGGACCTTATCCTCACACTTACAACCAGCAGCCACCGCCTTTTCATCAAAATCAAGGTGTTCGTACGCCGCAGCAATTTCGACCTCGCCCTCCGAAGCCGTTAGATTTCCGCCATTGGGATTATGCAAGGACACCTCCTCCAGCTACTTGCG AGAGGTTTACAATTCTTTCATACAACATCTTAGCGGATTACCTTGCCATGGACCACAAGCAAAAGCTCTACCATCATATTCCCCATTACATGTTGGATTGGGAATGgaggaaaaataatatattgtttGAGCTTGGATTATGGTCTACTGACATAATGTGCTTTCAG GAGATTGATAGATTCCCTGACTTGGAGGAAGCATTGAAACTTCGTGGGTTCAGTGGCATTTGGAAG ATGCGTACTGGACCTCCAGTTGATGGTTGTGCAATCTTTTGGCGAGTATCAAG GTTCAAGCTTCTTCACGAGGAGTATATTGAGTTCAATAAACTTGGACTTCGGGACAATGTTGCCCAGATATGTGTTCTTGAG CAGAGTCAGGACAATGCTGACAATTCAGTTACTCCACCAGTTAG CGTATCAAATCTCAATAAAGTTGTAATATGTAATATACATGTCCTGTACAACCCTAAAAGAGGAGAAATCAAGCTTGGCCAG GTCAGGGTTCTCTTGGAGAAGGCTGATTCCATTTCAAAACTCTGGGACAATGCTCCAATTGTTCTCTGCGGGGATTTTAACTGTACACCCAAG AGTGCATTATATAACTTCATTACGGAACAAAAg TTGGATTTGTCTGGATTGGACAGAGACAAGGTTTCAGGTCAAGCTTCTGCTGAGATTCATCAACCTTCACCACTCTATCATAATCCTCG GCTTCAGACTGTCAATGTTTCagttcctctccaactgaggtCAGAGTCTAGAGATATTGAAATGAAGCCAGATAGTTCTCTATCTGACACACAGAAACAAGATCGTCCACATCTTCCACCGGTGAACCTCTCGTTGCCACCTGATAGTAATTGCAGTGTCTTTGATGCATCTGATAATTCTTGTAACGATCTCCAACTTGGAATGAAGGGTATTACTCTTCATTCTGAAGGGCAAAAGGAAAGCCAGCATAGTACTTCTTTTGACCCCAAAAGTGTAGCTGGCTGCGAAAAGATAGACAGCTTCAATGAAAGTTCAATCACATGTCCTAAAGATGAGTTTACTGTTGATCATACCAGTGAAAAAGTCGGCGACTTAGACTCTTCTTCAGGAACTGACCTTGAAGAACTTCATCTGAATGTAACTGAGAAACAACAGATGGAGAATGTTCATACCTCTCGTTTCAACCATAAATCTTCTACGGATGGTTTTGATATGGACCACAATTTTCacatggaaagaaaaaacagtgTCGATAATATTATCTTAGATGATGCACAGCTTGATTCACCGACAAATTTATTGGACACGAAGAATGCTCCTCTTACATCTACTCGCCAAAACTCCGTGGCTGACAGTGCTAGAAATAGTGAAGCTGGCCCATCATTGTCTTCGCTCAGCATTCACTCAGCAGCAATGGATGAGAGACCTAAGGTTTTAGTCTCAGATGAGCAGGATGTAGCCACGTTAGATGGAGGCTTAACGGAGGATGATCGTACGTTTCTCTCAGCTCTGCATGATGTTGACGATCCCTTTTCATCCGAGATTCATCTAACTGTTGGCCATTCACACACTGGAGTTGAAGATGCTTTGTTACCAGGCTTGAATACTAAGCCTTTTGaggttgaaaatattatttatgatcCCTCATCATGGACTCCAATGGAAATAGAAACTGCAACTGGCAATGCAGACTGTCCCTTAATCGAACACCCTCTAAAGCTTAGAAGCACATATACAGAAGTTGAG GACTTTTCCGGGACCAGAGACTTGAATGGCGAACCCCTGGCGACTAGTTACAATAGGTGTTTTCTGGGCACTGTTgactatatatg GCGTTCAGAAGGTCTCCAGACGGTTAGGGTGCTTGCTCCTATAAAGAAACAAGTCATGCAGCAGTTGACTCCTGGATTTCCTACAAAG AAATGGGGCAGCGATCACATTGCCCTAGCTACAGAATTGGCGTTTACAAGGAGTCATGAAGTGTGA
- the LOC111788108 gene encoding carbon catabolite repressor protein 4 homolog 6 isoform X2, translated as MRRAATPPPPLHQLSAAVSTATAAADTSAAMSSRPPYRGGRSGRGRGFSSERPYSGGRGQFVTGDSHFQSVRESNLGFRQGERGGFVNKAGSYAAPQNPRPPSFGGNHQFRQAPAHTQRHQYRGPYPHTYNQQPPPFHQNQGVRTPQQFRPRPPKPLDFRHWDYARTPPPATCERFTILSYNILADYLAMDHKQKLYHHIPHYMLDWEWRKNNILFELGLWSTDIMCFQEIDRFPDLEEALKLRGFSGIWKMRTGPPVDGCAIFWRVSRFKLLHEEYIEFNKLGLRDNVAQICVLESQDNADNSVTPPVSVSNLNKVVICNIHVLYNPKRGEIKLGQVRVLLEKADSISKLWDNAPIVLCGDFNCTPKSALYNFITEQKLDLSGLDRDKVSGQASAEIHQPSPLYHNPRLQTVNVSVPLQLRSESRDIEMKPDSSLSDTQKQDRPHLPPVNLSLPPDSNCSVFDASDNSCNDLQLGMKGITLHSEGQKESQHSTSFDPKSVAGCEKIDSFNESSITCPKDEFTVDHTSEKVGDLDSSSGTDLEELHLNVTEKQQMENVHTSRFNHKSSTDGFDMDHNFHMERKNSVDNIILDDAQLDSPTNLLDTKNAPLTSTRQNSVADSARNSEAGPSLSSLSIHSAAMDERPKVLVSDEQDVATLDGGLTEDDRTFLSALHDVDDPFSSEIHLTVGHSHTGVEDALLPGLNTKPFEVENIIYDPSSWTPMEIETATGNADCPLIEHPLKLRSTYTEVEDFSGTRDLNGEPLATSYNRCFLGTVDYIWRSEGLQTVRVLAPIKKQVMQQLTPGFPTKKWGSDHIALATELAFTRSHEV; from the exons ATGAGGCGCGCTGctactcctcctcctccgctcCATCAACTGTCCGCCGCCGTCTCCACCGCCACTGCTGCCGCCGACACATCTGCTGCCATGTCTTCTCGTCCTCCA TACCGAGGTGGCCGGTCAGGACGCGGCAGAGGATTCTCGTCGGAACGGCCATATTCTGGCGGTAGAGGTCAATTCGTCACCGGTGATTCTCATTTCCAGTCTGTTCGGGAGTCCAACCTAGGGTTCCGTcaaggagagagaggaggcTTTGTGAACAAGGCGGGATCGTATGCTGCACCTCAGAATCCTAGACCTCCGTCTTTTGGTGGAAATCACCAATTCCGACAGGCTCCAGCTCACACTCAAAGGCACCAGTATCGGGGACCTTATCCTCACACTTACAACCAGCAGCCACCGCCTTTTCATCAAAATCAAGGTGTTCGTACGCCGCAGCAATTTCGACCTCGCCCTCCGAAGCCGTTAGATTTCCGCCATTGGGATTATGCAAGGACACCTCCTCCAGCTACTTGCG AGAGGTTTACAATTCTTTCATACAACATCTTAGCGGATTACCTTGCCATGGACCACAAGCAAAAGCTCTACCATCATATTCCCCATTACATGTTGGATTGGGAATGgaggaaaaataatatattgtttGAGCTTGGATTATGGTCTACTGACATAATGTGCTTTCAG GAGATTGATAGATTCCCTGACTTGGAGGAAGCATTGAAACTTCGTGGGTTCAGTGGCATTTGGAAG ATGCGTACTGGACCTCCAGTTGATGGTTGTGCAATCTTTTGGCGAGTATCAAG GTTCAAGCTTCTTCACGAGGAGTATATTGAGTTCAATAAACTTGGACTTCGGGACAATGTTGCCCAGATATGTGTTCTTGAG AGTCAGGACAATGCTGACAATTCAGTTACTCCACCAGTTAG CGTATCAAATCTCAATAAAGTTGTAATATGTAATATACATGTCCTGTACAACCCTAAAAGAGGAGAAATCAAGCTTGGCCAG GTCAGGGTTCTCTTGGAGAAGGCTGATTCCATTTCAAAACTCTGGGACAATGCTCCAATTGTTCTCTGCGGGGATTTTAACTGTACACCCAAG AGTGCATTATATAACTTCATTACGGAACAAAAg TTGGATTTGTCTGGATTGGACAGAGACAAGGTTTCAGGTCAAGCTTCTGCTGAGATTCATCAACCTTCACCACTCTATCATAATCCTCG GCTTCAGACTGTCAATGTTTCagttcctctccaactgaggtCAGAGTCTAGAGATATTGAAATGAAGCCAGATAGTTCTCTATCTGACACACAGAAACAAGATCGTCCACATCTTCCACCGGTGAACCTCTCGTTGCCACCTGATAGTAATTGCAGTGTCTTTGATGCATCTGATAATTCTTGTAACGATCTCCAACTTGGAATGAAGGGTATTACTCTTCATTCTGAAGGGCAAAAGGAAAGCCAGCATAGTACTTCTTTTGACCCCAAAAGTGTAGCTGGCTGCGAAAAGATAGACAGCTTCAATGAAAGTTCAATCACATGTCCTAAAGATGAGTTTACTGTTGATCATACCAGTGAAAAAGTCGGCGACTTAGACTCTTCTTCAGGAACTGACCTTGAAGAACTTCATCTGAATGTAACTGAGAAACAACAGATGGAGAATGTTCATACCTCTCGTTTCAACCATAAATCTTCTACGGATGGTTTTGATATGGACCACAATTTTCacatggaaagaaaaaacagtgTCGATAATATTATCTTAGATGATGCACAGCTTGATTCACCGACAAATTTATTGGACACGAAGAATGCTCCTCTTACATCTACTCGCCAAAACTCCGTGGCTGACAGTGCTAGAAATAGTGAAGCTGGCCCATCATTGTCTTCGCTCAGCATTCACTCAGCAGCAATGGATGAGAGACCTAAGGTTTTAGTCTCAGATGAGCAGGATGTAGCCACGTTAGATGGAGGCTTAACGGAGGATGATCGTACGTTTCTCTCAGCTCTGCATGATGTTGACGATCCCTTTTCATCCGAGATTCATCTAACTGTTGGCCATTCACACACTGGAGTTGAAGATGCTTTGTTACCAGGCTTGAATACTAAGCCTTTTGaggttgaaaatattatttatgatcCCTCATCATGGACTCCAATGGAAATAGAAACTGCAACTGGCAATGCAGACTGTCCCTTAATCGAACACCCTCTAAAGCTTAGAAGCACATATACAGAAGTTGAG GACTTTTCCGGGACCAGAGACTTGAATGGCGAACCCCTGGCGACTAGTTACAATAGGTGTTTTCTGGGCACTGTTgactatatatg GCGTTCAGAAGGTCTCCAGACGGTTAGGGTGCTTGCTCCTATAAAGAAACAAGTCATGCAGCAGTTGACTCCTGGATTTCCTACAAA GAAATGGGGCAGCGATCACATTGCCCTAGCTACAGAATTGGCGTTTACAAGGAGTCATGAAGTGTGA